In a genomic window of Candidatus Coatesbacteria bacterium:
- a CDS encoding prolyl oligopeptidase family serine peptidase has product MTRAHDKMLLLVVLLAVGGAAAAEDSLYLDGMAAYSAGEYDEAAGLLELHYITHPDCPYTAYNAACCCALSGDATKALAYIDRSIELGICSFAGDPDFDTLSGTAAFAERLERADAKLAELQDRDWPAEILPPSSVIDSGRPLLIMLHGFGAAPANLVGPPFGDYFTDEGYLYAVPYGDRVHGSISFSWSGLAEAEDVVERLLERLENEYGLDGESVYLAGFSQGGAVALGLALKRPELFDGVIALAGGWNPAWETYLADAAAADLRCYLWIGELDEAERVSGLETALHSLRAAEVTATLVIAAQTAHSLPADSLAPFRDGLDYVGAP; this is encoded by the coding sequence ATGACGCGCGCCCACGATAAGATGCTGCTTCTCGTCGTCCTGCTCGCCGTCGGCGGCGCTGCGGCAGCGGAAGACAGCCTGTACCTCGACGGCATGGCGGCCTACAGCGCCGGGGAATACGACGAGGCCGCCGGGCTGCTCGAACTGCACTACATCACCCATCCCGACTGCCCTTACACCGCCTACAACGCCGCCTGCTGCTGCGCCCTCAGCGGTGACGCAACCAAGGCCCTGGCCTACATCGATCGCTCGATCGAGCTGGGCATCTGCAGCTTCGCCGGCGACCCGGATTTCGACACCCTGAGCGGCACGGCGGCCTTCGCCGAACGCCTGGAGCGGGCCGACGCCAAACTGGCCGAGCTGCAGGACCGCGACTGGCCCGCCGAAATCCTCCCCCCCTCCTCAGTCATCGACAGCGGTCGCCCCCTTTTAATCATGCTCCACGGCTTCGGCGCCGCGCCCGCCAACCTCGTCGGCCCGCCGTTCGGCGACTACTTCACCGACGAGGGCTACCTCTACGCCGTGCCTTACGGGGACCGGGTCCACGGCTCCATCAGTTTCTCCTGGAGCGGACTGGCCGAAGCCGAAGACGTCGTCGAGCGCCTGCTCGAACGCCTGGAGAATGAGTACGGCCTGGACGGCGAGAGCGTCTATCTGGCCGGCTTCAGTCAGGGCGGCGCCGTGGCCCTCGGGCTGGCCCTCAAGCGCCCCGAGCTCTTCGACGGCGTCATCGCCCTGGCCGGCGGCTGGAACCCGGCCTGGGAAACCTACCTCGCCGACGCCGCCGCCGCGGACCTGCGCTGCTACCTCTGGATCGGTGAGCTGGACGAGGCCGAGCGTGTCAGCGGTCTCGAAACCGCCCTGCACAGCCTGCGGGCCGCCGAGGTGACCGCGACCCTGGTGATCGCCGCGCAGACGGCCCACAGCCTGCCCGCAGACTCCCTGGCGCCCTTCCGCGACGGCCTGGACTATGTCGGTGCGCCCTAG